The proteins below are encoded in one region of Aeromonas jandaei:
- the atpA gene encoding F0F1 ATP synthase subunit alpha, which yields MQLNSTEIAELIKQRIAQFDVKSEARNEGTIVSVSDGIIRVHGLADAMQGEMIELPGNRYALALNLERDSVGAVVMGPYADLAEGMKVKGTGRILEVPVGRGLLGRVVNTLGQPIDGKGPVEHDGFSPVEVIAPGVIERKSVDQPVQTGLKAIDAMIPIGRGQRELIIGDRQVGKTAIAIDTIINQKDSGIKCVYVAIGQKASTIANVVRKLEEHGALANTIVVVASASEAAALQYLAPYSGCSMGEYFRDRGEDALIIYDDLSKQAVAYRQISLLLRRPPGREAFPGDVFYLHSRLLERAARVNDEYVEKFTKGEVKGKTGSLTALPIIETQAGDVSAFVPTNVISITDGQIFLTSQSFNAGIRPAVDPGISVSRVGGAAQTKIVKKLSGGIRTALAQYRELAAFAQFSSDLDDATRKQLDHGQKVTELMKQKQYSPMSVAHQSLVLFAAEKGYLSDVELNKILDFEAALLSFADTQHAELMAEINAKADYNDAIVGKLTALLDNFKATQTW from the coding sequence ATGCAACTGAATTCCACTGAAATCGCCGAGCTGATCAAGCAGCGCATTGCGCAGTTTGATGTAAAGAGCGAAGCGCGTAACGAAGGTACCATCGTCTCTGTAAGCGACGGTATCATTCGTGTCCACGGCCTGGCCGATGCCATGCAGGGTGAGATGATCGAGCTGCCGGGCAACCGCTACGCTCTGGCATTGAACCTGGAGCGTGACTCCGTTGGTGCCGTAGTAATGGGTCCCTATGCCGATCTGGCCGAAGGGATGAAAGTAAAAGGTACTGGCCGCATTCTGGAAGTGCCGGTTGGTCGTGGTCTGTTGGGCCGGGTGGTCAACACCCTGGGTCAGCCTATCGACGGTAAAGGTCCGGTCGAGCACGATGGCTTCTCTCCGGTAGAAGTGATTGCCCCGGGCGTTATCGAGCGTAAGTCTGTTGACCAGCCTGTCCAGACCGGTCTGAAAGCCATCGATGCCATGATCCCTATCGGTCGTGGCCAGCGTGAGCTGATCATCGGTGACCGCCAGGTAGGTAAAACTGCCATCGCGATCGACACCATCATCAACCAGAAAGACTCCGGCATTAAGTGTGTCTACGTTGCGATTGGCCAGAAGGCCTCCACCATCGCCAACGTAGTGCGCAAGCTGGAAGAGCACGGTGCTCTGGCCAACACCATCGTGGTGGTTGCCTCTGCTTCCGAAGCTGCTGCCCTGCAGTATCTGGCTCCGTACTCCGGTTGCTCCATGGGTGAGTACTTCCGTGACCGCGGTGAAGATGCCCTGATCATTTATGATGACCTGTCCAAGCAGGCCGTTGCATATCGTCAGATCTCCCTGCTGCTGCGCCGTCCGCCAGGACGTGAAGCATTCCCGGGCGACGTATTCTATCTGCACTCCCGTCTGCTGGAGCGTGCTGCTCGCGTCAACGACGAGTACGTAGAGAAGTTCACCAAGGGTGAAGTGAAGGGCAAAACCGGTTCTCTGACCGCGCTGCCGATCATCGAAACCCAGGCTGGTGACGTATCCGCGTTCGTTCCGACCAACGTGATCTCCATCACCGATGGTCAGATCTTCCTGACTTCCCAGTCTTTCAACGCCGGTATTCGTCCTGCGGTTGATCCGGGTATCTCCGTATCCCGTGTGGGTGGTGCCGCCCAGACCAAGATCGTCAAGAAGCTGTCCGGTGGTATCCGTACCGCGCTGGCTCAGTACCGCGAACTTGCTGCGTTTGCCCAGTTCTCTTCCGACCTGGACGATGCGACTCGCAAGCAGCTGGACCACGGTCAGAAAGTGACCGAGCTGATGAAGCAGAAGCAGTACTCTCCGATGAGCGTTGCTCACCAGTCTCTGGTGCTGTTCGCCGCGGAAAAAGGCTATCTCTCCGATGTCGAGCTGAACAAGATCCTCGATTTCGAAGCCGCTCTGCTCTCTTTCGCCGATACCCAGCATGCCGAGCTGATGGCTGAAATCAATGCCAAGGCTGACTACAACGACGCGATCGTTGGCAAGCTGACTGCGTTGCTGGACAACTTCAAGGCAACCCAGACCTGGTAA